One window of Candidatus Methylomirabilis sp. genomic DNA carries:
- a CDS encoding thiolase domain-containing protein (Catalyzes the synthesis of acetoacetyl coenzyme A from two molecules of acetyl coenzyme A. It can also act as a thiolase, catalyzing the reverse reaction and generating two-carbon units from the four-carbon product of fatty acid oxidation), translating to MRPVYMVSGGVSKFAKARPDVTFQPMVKEAYDYALKDLGLEHPRFVEIVDGSVASYFSDHFQRQLMSGIMVQDYLGLCPKPSHRVEGGGATGGLCFQEAWKSVASGLMDVCVAYGFETMSHVNTWKGNEFIALASDVSFDYPVGGFYSGYYAMMVVRHMQEFGTTVEQMAHISVKNHNNAFHNPYAQKRKLLTIEDVRRSPMVAWPLTRLDICVMSDGAAATILASEEGVSKLEKASGKRLKPAKIVGIGRGTDAMRMADRPHRQVLLLPHERASDYRGLKYPGIHSFRAGRMASKLAYEMAGIVNPIKELDFIELHDAYTSSEIQTYEDMGLCKYGEGGRWAEEGNPFLPNLNYGLALKKPGTLPVNPSGGLIACGHPVGATGLMQAVFALWQLQGSIKKHFGNDQLQVKGARRGAIHSHAGTGTYVTVSIMEKA from the coding sequence ATGCGGCCGGTGTATATGGTTTCGGGAGGGGTGAGCAAGTTCGCTAAGGCGAGGCCGGACGTCACCTTCCAACCGATGGTGAAGGAGGCGTACGACTATGCCCTCAAGGACCTCGGGCTTGAGCACCCTCGGTTTGTTGAGATCGTTGATGGCTCGGTCGCATCGTACTTCTCCGACCATTTTCAGCGGCAGTTGATGTCGGGCATCATGGTGCAGGACTATCTGGGGCTCTGCCCTAAGCCGAGTCACCGGGTCGAAGGGGGTGGAGCCACCGGTGGCCTTTGTTTTCAAGAGGCCTGGAAGTCGGTGGCCTCGGGCCTCATGGATGTGTGCGTGGCCTACGGCTTCGAGACGATGTCTCATGTGAATACCTGGAAGGGGAACGAATTCATCGCCCTGGCCTCCGACGTAAGCTTCGACTACCCGGTGGGCGGTTTCTACAGCGGCTACTACGCGATGATGGTGGTCCGACACATGCAGGAGTTCGGCACGACCGTCGAGCAGATGGCCCACATCTCCGTGAAGAATCACAACAATGCCTTTCACAACCCCTATGCCCAAAAGCGAAAGCTCCTCACGATCGAGGATGTGCGTCGCTCGCCGATGGTGGCCTGGCCGCTGACGCGCCTGGACATCTGCGTCATGTCCGACGGGGCGGCAGCCACGATTCTGGCCAGCGAGGAGGGGGTCAGCAAACTGGAGAAGGCGAGCGGCAAGCGGCTCAAGCCGGCCAAGATTGTCGGCATCGGTCGCGGGACTGACGCGATGCGGATGGCCGACCGGCCCCACCGCCAGGTGTTGCTGCTCCCGCATGAGCGGGCTAGCGACTACCGTGGTCTCAAGTATCCTGGCATCCACTCCTTCCGGGCGGGCCGGATGGCCTCCAAGCTGGCCTACGAGATGGCCGGGATCGTCAATCCGATCAAGGAACTGGATTTCATCGAGTTGCACGACGCCTATACCTCCTCAGAGATTCAGACCTACGAGGATATGGGCCTCTGCAAGTACGGCGAGGGTGGCCGATGGGCGGAGGAAGGAAATCCATTTCTCCCTAACCTCAACTACGGCCTTGCGCTCAAGAAACCCGGGACGCTTCCCGTCAACCCGTCGGGAGGTCTGATTGCCTGCGGCCATCCGGTGGGGGCCACCGGCCTGATGCAGGCGGTCTTCGCCCTATGGCAACTGCAGGGCAGCATCAAAAAGCATTTTGGGAACGACCAGTTGCAGGTCAAGGGCGCCAGACGAG
- a CDS encoding cobalamin B12-binding domain-containing protein produces the protein MAAKVEKKIRVLIAKPGLDGHDRGAKVIARAFRDAGMEVIYTGLRQTPEMIVSAAIQEDVDAIGMSCLSGAHMYLFPRVMELLKERGVDDILVFGGGTIPTDDIPKLKAAGLATIFTPGTTTTEAIEFVKHNIKNKDLINE, from the coding sequence ATGGCAGCGAAGGTTGAAAAGAAGATCCGTGTGTTAATCGCCAAACCGGGCCTTGACGGACACGATCGGGGCGCCAAGGTCATCGCCAGGGCCTTCCGCGACGCCGGGATGGAGGTGATTTACACCGGGCTCCGGCAGACGCCGGAGATGATCGTGAGCGCCGCCATCCAGGAAGACGTGGACGCCATCGGCATGTCCTGTCTTTCCGGGGCTCATATGTACCTGTTCCCACGGGTTATGGAGCTGCTCAAGGAGCGTGGAGTCGATGACATCCTCGTCTTTGGAGGCGGCACAATCCCTACTGACGACATCCCAAAACTGAAAGCGGCCGGGCTCGCCACTATCTTTACGCCCGGTACGACCACGACCGAAGCGATCGAGTTCGTGAAGCATAACATTAAAAATAAAGACTTAATAAACGAATAA
- a CDS encoding methylmalonyl-CoA mutase family protein, translated as MSEQKDLKRIEEEKARWETETLKPALAQTPERAERFTTVSMTPVERLYTPTDLPEWDYAKELGFPGEYPYTRGVQPTMYRGKLWTMRMFAGYGTAVETNRRFKYLLEQGQMGLSTAFDLPTLMGYDSDHPSSAGEVGKCGVAIDSLADMETLFEGIPLGEVTTSMTISSPAAVLWAMYIAVCEKQGVPYHQIGGTVQNDILKEYIAQKEYIYPITPSVRLVTDTILFGARHLPRWNTVSISGYHIREAGATALQELAFTLADGMVYVEESIKAGLEVDAFAPRLSFFFDCHNDLFEEVAKFRAARRLWARIMRERFGAKDPRSWLLRTHAQTAGCSLTAQQPRNNVIRVTIQALAAVLGGTQSLHTNAMDEALALPTEEAATIALRTQQIIAHESGVTNTVDPVAGSYYVETLTNQMEEGVWEYFRRIDDLGGMIRAIEKGFPQREIADAAYAYQQAIERGEKIIVGVNRFTEEQEEPIPTLTIDREAEERQVERLQALRRLRDKDAVMRSLEALRQAAAGNDPWGKDLLMPRILDAVRAYATLGEIMDVFREVWGEYKEPSII; from the coding sequence ATGTCCGAGCAGAAAGATCTGAAGCGGATCGAGGAAGAGAAGGCGCGGTGGGAGACCGAGACGCTGAAGCCCGCCCTCGCTCAGACCCCTGAACGGGCAGAGCGCTTTACTACTGTGTCCATGACCCCGGTCGAGCGCCTCTACACCCCGACCGATCTGCCCGAGTGGGATTACGCAAAGGAGCTTGGATTTCCCGGCGAATACCCTTACACCCGCGGGGTGCAGCCGACGATGTACCGCGGCAAGCTCTGGACCATGCGGATGTTCGCCGGGTACGGTACCGCCGTCGAGACCAACCGACGGTTCAAGTATCTGCTCGAGCAGGGCCAGATGGGGCTGTCCACCGCCTTCGATCTGCCGACCTTGATGGGATACGATTCGGACCACCCCTCTTCAGCCGGCGAGGTGGGTAAGTGTGGCGTCGCCATCGATTCGCTCGCCGACATGGAGACGCTGTTCGAGGGCATTCCGCTCGGCGAGGTCACGACCTCCATGACGATCAGCTCTCCCGCCGCAGTCTTGTGGGCGATGTATATCGCCGTCTGCGAGAAGCAGGGTGTCCCGTATCATCAGATTGGCGGCACGGTCCAGAACGATATCCTGAAGGAGTACATCGCGCAGAAAGAGTATATCTATCCGATCACGCCTTCGGTCCGGCTGGTGACCGACACCATTTTGTTCGGCGCGCGCCACCTGCCGCGGTGGAACACCGTCAGCATCAGCGGCTACCATATCCGGGAGGCGGGGGCCACCGCATTGCAGGAACTCGCCTTCACATTGGCTGACGGAATGGTCTACGTGGAGGAGAGCATCAAGGCGGGTCTTGAGGTCGACGCGTTTGCTCCGCGCCTCTCCTTTTTCTTCGATTGCCACAACGACCTGTTTGAGGAGGTGGCCAAGTTCCGGGCGGCGAGAAGGCTGTGGGCTCGGATCATGCGGGAGCGGTTCGGGGCGAAAGATCCCCGTTCCTGGCTGTTGCGGACGCACGCCCAGACAGCAGGGTGTTCCCTTACCGCCCAGCAGCCGCGCAACAATGTCATCAGGGTTACGATCCAGGCGCTGGCGGCTGTCCTGGGCGGCACGCAATCGCTGCACACCAACGCTATGGATGAGGCGCTGGCGCTCCCGACGGAAGAAGCGGCCACGATCGCGCTGCGGACGCAGCAGATCATTGCGCATGAGAGCGGCGTCACCAACACGGTCGATCCGGTGGCCGGCTCGTACTACGTCGAGACGTTGACGAATCAGATGGAGGAGGGGGTCTGGGAGTACTTCCGACGGATCGATGATCTGGGCGGGATGATCCGGGCGATCGAGAAGGGCTTCCCCCAGCGCGAGATCGCCGATGCCGCTTATGCGTATCAGCAGGCTATCGAACGGGGCGAGAAGATCATCGTTGGCGTGAATCGATTTACGGAGGAGCAGGAAGAGCCGATCCCAACCCTCACCATCGACCGTGAGGCCGAGGAGCGGCAGGTTGAACGCCTGCAAGCGCTTCGTCGTTTGCGCGACAAGGATGCGGTGATGCGATCGCTCGAGGCGCTTCGCCAGGCGGCAGCCGGGAACGACCCGTGGGGAAAGGATCTGTTGATGCCAAGGATTCTTGACGCGGTTCGAGCCTACGCGACCTTGGGCGAAATCATGGATGTTTTTCGCGAGGTCTGGGGCGAATACAAGGAGCCCTCAATCATTTAG
- a CDS encoding (Fe-S)-binding protein, with translation MTPMREIYWNIPGHLFLYLLFFPFLVVWLYGIYRHTRMILRGAPAAVLGSLWDRFKGVVTYAMWQRRIAKDPLSGLLHRSISWGFVVLFIATCLVALQDYLGIPTLRGTFYLYFMSLTVDLFGLTAITGVLIALVRRYGLRPDRLLLPRKAKSYDVLLTLLLIILVTGFLIEGLRIAATADPWGHWSPGGRLASALFRGIEPARQVLLHQVLWWFHATMAFTFIAYLPYGVGMHVTSAAANILLKSREGSGVLRPIDLDRAERFGAGAINQLTWKDHLDLEACTECGRCQAACPAWITGKPLTPKGVIIDLRDHMRLVAEGEDSKKMVGEVISHDVLWACTTCGACHQECPIFIEPIPKIVEMRRHLVMEEAEFPETMQQALRSLEERGHPFRGATASRTDWAKGLGVKTVAADGPPEILYWVGCTAAFDERNQRVAAAFAKLLQRAGVDFAILGEEERCTGDPARRIGNEYLFQTLARENIATLNGYGIKKIVTTCPHGFNTLKNEYPKLEGSYEVVHHTQLLADLVKEGRLRPEKRIDGVASFHDPCYLGRHNGVYDPPRQLLGAIPGLAVKEMDRCRERGFCCGAGGGLMWFEEKIGKRVSWERTEEALALQPQVLASACPFCLIMFEDALKVKDAIGQTRPLDVAELMAQSVE, from the coding sequence ATGACCCCCATGCGCGAGATCTACTGGAACATCCCGGGGCACCTGTTCCTGTACCTGCTGTTCTTTCCCTTCCTTGTCGTCTGGCTCTATGGCATCTACCGGCATACCCGCATGATACTCAGGGGGGCGCCGGCTGCCGTCTTGGGCAGCCTGTGGGACCGGTTCAAAGGCGTTGTCACGTATGCCATGTGGCAGCGGCGTATTGCCAAGGATCCCCTCTCGGGGCTGCTGCACCGTTCGATCTCCTGGGGGTTTGTCGTCCTCTTTATCGCCACCTGCCTCGTTGCCCTCCAGGACTATCTTGGCATACCGACCCTGCGTGGAACGTTTTACCTCTACTTCATGTCGTTGACCGTCGATCTGTTCGGTCTGACGGCCATTACCGGCGTGCTGATTGCGCTCGTCCGGCGCTATGGCCTACGGCCCGATCGGCTCCTGCTGCCTCGTAAGGCCAAGAGTTACGATGTCCTGCTGACCCTGCTCCTCATCATTCTAGTGACCGGGTTTCTGATTGAGGGACTTCGGATCGCGGCTACGGCCGATCCATGGGGGCACTGGTCGCCCGGCGGTCGGCTGGCATCCGCCCTGTTTCGCGGGATTGAGCCGGCCCGGCAGGTTCTCCTCCATCAGGTCCTCTGGTGGTTCCATGCCACCATGGCCTTCACCTTTATCGCCTATCTGCCCTACGGGGTGGGCATGCACGTCACGTCTGCTGCCGCCAATATCTTGCTGAAGAGTCGGGAAGGCTCCGGGGTGCTGCGACCGATCGACCTGGACCGAGCGGAACGGTTTGGCGCCGGAGCGATCAACCAGTTGACCTGGAAAGATCATCTCGATCTCGAGGCGTGTACCGAGTGTGGCCGCTGCCAGGCTGCCTGTCCGGCTTGGATCACGGGTAAGCCGCTGACGCCTAAAGGCGTCATCATCGACTTGCGAGATCATATGCGCCTGGTTGCCGAAGGAGAGGACTCTAAAAAGATGGTCGGCGAGGTGATCTCGCACGACGTCCTGTGGGCGTGCACGACCTGCGGGGCATGCCATCAGGAATGTCCGATCTTTATCGAGCCGATCCCAAAGATCGTCGAGATGCGCCGCCACCTGGTGATGGAAGAGGCCGAATTTCCCGAGACGATGCAGCAGGCCTTGCGGAGTCTGGAAGAGCGGGGCCATCCGTTCCGTGGGGCTACAGCCTCCAGGACCGACTGGGCGAAGGGGCTTGGCGTAAAGACTGTTGCCGCGGACGGTCCGCCGGAGATACTATACTGGGTCGGCTGTACCGCGGCCTTTGACGAGCGGAACCAGCGGGTCGCGGCGGCATTCGCGAAGCTCCTGCAACGCGCCGGTGTCGATTTTGCGATCCTGGGGGAAGAGGAGCGATGCACGGGGGACCCAGCCCGACGGATCGGAAATGAGTACCTCTTCCAGACCTTGGCCAGGGAGAACATCGCCACGCTGAACGGCTACGGCATCAAGAAGATCGTCACCACCTGCCCGCACGGCTTCAATACGCTTAAGAACGAATACCCCAAGCTGGAAGGCAGCTACGAGGTCGTCCATCACACACAGTTGCTGGCCGATCTGGTGAAGGAGGGGCGTCTACGGCCGGAGAAGCGGATCGATGGCGTGGCATCGTTTCACGACCCCTGTTATCTGGGTCGACACAACGGCGTCTACGACCCACCCAGGCAACTGCTCGGGGCGATCCCGGGGCTCGCGGTCAAGGAGATGGACCGATGCCGGGAACGCGGCTTCTGCTGTGGTGCGGGGGGCGGGTTGATGTGGTTTGAGGAGAAGATCGGCAAGCGCGTAAGCTGGGAGCGGACTGAAGAGGCACTGGCCCTTCAGCCACAGGTCCTGGCGAGCGCCTGTCCCTTTTGCCTGATCATGTTCGAGGACGCACTGAAGGTCAAGGATGCGATAGGGCAAACCAGACCGCTTGACGTAGCGGAGCTGATGGCGCAAAGTGTAGAATAA
- a CDS encoding electron transfer flavoprotein subunit alpha/FixB family protein yields MPGTLVLATTKDGRLTRDTLELLAGAKRLEEKLAGPVVAALLGTDVGAYVPLLFAHGAEQVYRAEHPLLEGYQGDAYTLALHQICERAQPTVVLLPGDVMGRELGPRLAYRLQVAFMTEFIDFDLDQASGRLRFARQTYGGKAMAVVQPYMNRVVATAKLRTLEPAAQEEGRTGEEIRVDVVLEASQLTTRLIERVQEETTGVKLEDAKIVVSGGRGVHGPEGFKLLEELAQVLKGAVGASRAATDAGWVPPSWQIGQTGRNVSPDLYLAFGISGATQHVAGISGSKHIVAVNTDPAAPIFKVAQLGIVEDWKAVATAMIQQCKELTKS; encoded by the coding sequence ATGCCCGGCACATTGGTATTGGCTACGACGAAAGACGGCAGGCTCACGCGAGATACGCTTGAGCTGTTAGCAGGCGCGAAAAGGCTGGAAGAGAAGCTGGCCGGGCCGGTGGTGGCAGCCCTCTTGGGAACAGACGTCGGTGCATATGTTCCATTGCTGTTCGCGCATGGCGCCGAACAGGTCTATCGCGCCGAGCATCCCTTACTGGAAGGGTATCAAGGTGATGCGTATACGCTCGCCCTGCATCAGATCTGCGAGCGCGCTCAGCCGACCGTGGTGCTGCTGCCCGGCGATGTGATGGGGCGCGAGCTGGGCCCGCGCCTGGCCTATCGGCTCCAGGTCGCTTTTATGACGGAGTTCATCGACTTTGACCTGGACCAGGCATCCGGCCGGCTGCGGTTTGCGCGTCAGACCTACGGGGGGAAGGCGATGGCGGTTGTGCAGCCTTACATGAACCGGGTCGTGGCAACGGCCAAGCTTCGGACGCTGGAGCCGGCCGCACAGGAGGAAGGCCGGACGGGTGAGGAGATACGGGTTGATGTCGTGCTGGAAGCCTCGCAACTGACAACCCGCCTCATCGAGAGAGTCCAGGAGGAGACGACCGGTGTCAAGCTGGAGGATGCCAAGATCGTGGTGAGCGGTGGCCGTGGGGTACACGGACCGGAAGGGTTCAAGCTTCTTGAGGAGTTGGCGCAGGTCCTGAAGGGCGCGGTTGGCGCCTCGCGGGCTGCGACCGACGCCGGATGGGTCCCGCCCTCCTGGCAAATCGGCCAGACCGGCAGGAACGTCAGTCCTGATCTCTACCTTGCCTTCGGGATCTCCGGTGCAACCCAACATGTCGCAGGAATTTCTGGCTCGAAGCATATCGTGGCGGTGAATACTGATCCTGCGGCGCCGATCTTTAAGGTGGCTCAGCTCGGCATTGTCGAAGATTGGAAAGCCGTGGCGACCGCGATGATCCAGCAGTGCAAGGAATTAACGAAAAGCTAA
- a CDS encoding electron transfer flavoprotein subunit beta/FixA family protein: MNIVVCIKQIIDPETPMSQFAIDSRTKRQVPGNNPLVISPYDANALEVAIQLKEKQGAKVTAISVGGATTTTALRSALSMGADEAILVNDPLLAGSDQRGIAYALAKTIWKAGTCDLILTGCESGDWADRAVPAFLAEELGIGYVGYVTRIEVRDGQVVVRRVVEDGYELIEAKTPFLAAISSDETNTARYAKLRDIMTAAKKIIPAWKAADLGLDPERIGPGAARAAVTDVYIPVKESKCEMIEGNTPEEKAANLAVRLRELKLI, translated from the coding sequence ATGAACATCGTTGTGTGTATCAAGCAGATTATCGATCCCGAGACGCCGATGAGCCAATTCGCGATCGACTCCCGAACCAAGCGGCAGGTCCCAGGAAACAACCCGCTGGTCATCAGCCCGTACGATGCCAATGCCCTCGAGGTGGCCATCCAGCTCAAGGAGAAGCAGGGCGCCAAGGTGACGGCCATCAGCGTCGGCGGCGCAACCACGACGACCGCGCTGAGAAGCGCGCTGTCGATGGGCGCCGACGAGGCGATCCTGGTCAATGACCCCCTTCTTGCGGGCTCTGATCAGCGAGGGATTGCTTATGCGCTGGCGAAGACGATCTGGAAAGCCGGGACATGTGACCTGATCCTGACCGGCTGCGAGTCGGGGGACTGGGCCGATCGTGCTGTCCCGGCCTTTCTGGCCGAGGAACTCGGAATCGGGTACGTCGGCTATGTGACCCGAATCGAGGTGAGGGATGGACAAGTTGTCGTCCGTCGAGTCGTGGAGGATGGATACGAGCTGATCGAAGCCAAGACCCCGTTCCTTGCCGCCATCAGCTCTGACGAGACGAACACCGCCCGCTACGCGAAACTTCGGGATATTATGACCGCCGCCAAGAAGATCATCCCCGCCTGGAAGGCGGCGGATCTCGGGCTTGACCCGGAGAGAATCGGTCCCGGTGCAGCCAGGGCCGCAGTTACCGATGTCTATATCCCGGTCAAGGAGTCCAAGTGTGAGATGATCGAAGGGAATACACCGGAGGAAAAGGCTGCGAACCTGGCGGTGAGATTGCGCGAACTCAAGCTCATTTGA
- a CDS encoding acyl-CoA dehydrogenase has translation MKFELTEEQHLFRKMVRDFASREVAPLAKQVDEGGVFPLETIRKMGELGLMGVAIPTEYGGAGADNVCYAIGMEEIARACASTSVIMSVNNSLVADALYKFGTEAQRQRYLTPLAGGKLLGCFALSEPGAGSDASAQQTLATRDGDGFVLNGTKNFITNALEADLALVFATVDRSLRAKGVCAFLVEKGTPGFTITKVEKKLGLKGTSCCQVVFDNCRVPADNLLGEVGQGFKIAMVTLDAGRIGIAAQAVGIAQAALDISLRYAKERVAFDKPIASFQAIQWMIADMAVQIEAARLLTYRVAWLKDKGLRYTKESAMAKLFASETASWAATKALQIHGGYGYLYDFPAQRLFRDARITEIYEGTSEIQRLVIANQLLN, from the coding sequence ATGAAGTTCGAGTTGACTGAGGAGCAACACCTGTTCCGGAAAATGGTTCGCGACTTCGCGTCCAGAGAGGTGGCGCCACTAGCTAAGCAGGTGGATGAGGGAGGGGTCTTCCCGCTGGAGACGATCAGGAAGATGGGGGAACTCGGGCTGATGGGCGTGGCGATCCCCACGGAATACGGCGGCGCCGGGGCGGACAATGTGTGCTACGCTATCGGTATGGAGGAGATCGCTCGGGCCTGCGCCTCGACCAGCGTTATTATGTCGGTCAACAACTCGCTGGTTGCCGATGCCCTGTATAAGTTCGGGACAGAGGCTCAAAGGCAGCGGTACCTCACGCCGCTCGCCGGCGGCAAGCTGCTCGGTTGCTTTGCGCTGAGCGAGCCGGGCGCCGGATCGGATGCGTCAGCTCAGCAAACTCTTGCCACGAGAGACGGTGACGGGTTTGTGCTGAACGGGACAAAGAACTTTATTACAAATGCCTTGGAGGCTGATCTGGCGCTGGTATTTGCCACGGTCGATCGCTCCCTTCGGGCCAAAGGGGTCTGTGCCTTCCTGGTGGAGAAGGGCACGCCGGGCTTCACCATCACGAAGGTAGAGAAAAAATTAGGGCTTAAGGGCACCAGTTGCTGTCAGGTGGTCTTCGACAACTGTCGAGTGCCTGCAGACAACCTGCTGGGGGAGGTGGGGCAAGGGTTCAAAATTGCCATGGTCACTCTGGATGCCGGCCGAATCGGCATTGCGGCGCAGGCGGTGGGGATCGCCCAGGCTGCGCTGGACATCTCGCTCAGGTACGCCAAGGAGCGGGTCGCCTTCGATAAGCCGATTGCATCGTTTCAGGCGATACAATGGATGATCGCTGATATGGCGGTGCAGATCGAGGCGGCGCGGCTGCTCACGTATCGGGTGGCCTGGCTAAAGGACAAGGGTCTTCGGTATACCAAGGAATCGGCGATGGCCAAGCTGTTCGCCTCGGAGACCGCCAGTTGGGCCGCCACCAAGGCGCTGCAAATTCACGGCGGCTACGGGTATCTGTACGATTTCCCGGCTCAGCGGCTGTTTCGTGACGCCCGCATCACCGAGATCTACGAGGGGACGTCCGAGATTCAACGTCTGGTAATCGCGAATCAGTTACTGAACTGA
- a CDS encoding BrnA antitoxin family protein, whose product MRKGYDFSKATRNPYAKRVKRQLTIRVDDATIEYFRKLAEEVSVPYQTLINMYLRDCAASRRRLAMKWIPAA is encoded by the coding sequence ATGAGAAAGGGATATGACTTTTCAAAGGCAACAAGGAATCCTTACGCCAAGCGCGTAAAGAGACAGCTCACCATCCGGGTAGACGATGCAACCATCGAATATTTTAGAAAACTCGCTGAAGAGGTAAGCGTCCCGTATCAAACGCTAATCAATATGTATCTTCGCGATTGTGCGGCGTCACGGCGTCGATTAGCAATGAAGTGGATACCTGCAGCATAA
- a CDS encoding BrnT family toxin: MGAICFVWDERKNAINKKKHGVSFEEGQTVFADDNALFMHDPDHSEDEDRFLLLGLSAIARLLVVCHCYREESDTVRIISVWKATKSETSQYMRRRRI, encoded by the coding sequence ATGGGTGCAATTTGCTTTGTCTGGGACGAACGAAAAAACGCCATCAACAAGAAAAAGCATGGCGTCTCATTCGAAGAAGGCCAGACAGTATTCGCCGATGATAATGCCTTGTTCATGCATGATCCCGACCACTCGGAAGATGAAGACCGATTTCTTCTTTTGGGCCTCAGCGCGATTGCCCGACTGCTTGTGGTATGCCACTGTTATCGAGAAGAATCGGATACAGTCCGCATAATCTCTGTCTGGAAGGCCACCAAATCAGAGACATCACAATATATGCGACGGAGGAGAATATGA
- the wrbA gene encoding NAD(P)H:quinone oxidoreductase → MTRILVLYYSMYGHVETLAKAVAEGARSVESVEVTIKRVPELMPEGVARKAGAKLDQEAPIATVDELPNYDAIVFGTPTRFGNMCSQMRNFLDQTGKHWVSGALIGKVGSVFTSTATQHGGQETTITSFHSTLLHQGMVIVGVPYSCQALLNMNEITGGTPYGASTLAGGDGRRQPSQNELTIARFQGEHVAKIAKKLSA, encoded by the coding sequence ATGACGAGGATCTTAGTCCTGTATTACAGCATGTATGGACATGTTGAGACATTGGCGAAGGCGGTAGCCGAGGGCGCTCGTTCCGTGGAGAGCGTTGAGGTCACCATCAAACGTGTGCCGGAGCTGATGCCTGAAGGGGTGGCTCGAAAAGCCGGCGCAAAGCTGGATCAAGAAGCTCCCATTGCGACGGTTGATGAGTTGCCCAATTACGACGCAATTGTCTTTGGTACCCCGACCCGGTTCGGGAACATGTGCTCACAGATGCGCAATTTCCTAGATCAAACGGGGAAACATTGGGTGAGCGGTGCGCTCATCGGCAAGGTGGGCAGCGTCTTTACCTCCACCGCGACTCAGCACGGTGGACAGGAGACCACCATTACGTCATTTCACAGCACACTGTTGCATCAGGGGATGGTGATCGTCGGTGTGCCGTACTCATGCCAAGCCTTACTCAATATGAATGAAATTACGGGCGGCACGCCTTACGGCGCGAGTACGCTTGCCGGTGGAGATGGCCGTCGCCAGCCGTCGCAAAATGAATTGACCATCGCCAGATTTCAAGGCGAGCATGTTGCAAAAATTGCTAAAAAGCTGTCGGCCTGA
- a CDS encoding ATP-binding cassette domain-containing protein, with product MIEADKLTKYYDKFTAIRDVSFKVEKGEIVGFLGPNGAGKTTTMRILTGFLPPSSGTARVAGFDVLTESLQMRRRIGYLPENVPLYTDMKVADYLEFVAEVKGLERGKRRQRIGEIMEKCGVAKVRRTLIGALSRGYRQRVGIAQALLNDPEVLILDEPTIGLDPKQIIEIRQLIKELAGQSTVILSTHILPEVSMICHRVIIINNGQIVAVDTPENLTAGLQSSTKLRIRVDGPVDQVGVALTQLPGVLRVVAEDEAHETPKNFVVESERNCDLRREVSRLIVERGWGLLELRPADMSLEEIFVRLVTKEAHEVQA from the coding sequence ATGATCGAAGCGGACAAGCTGACGAAATATTACGATAAGTTTACAGCAATTCGGGATGTCTCCTTCAAGGTTGAGAAGGGGGAGATCGTGGGGTTTCTCGGGCCGAACGGCGCCGGCAAGACCACCACGATGCGGATCCTCACCGGTTTTCTGCCGCCCAGCAGCGGGACGGCCCGTGTCGCCGGCTTTGACGTCCTGACCGAGTCCCTCCAGATGCGGCGACGCATCGGCTACCTGCCGGAGAACGTGCCGCTCTACACCGATATGAAGGTGGCCGATTACCTGGAGTTCGTGGCCGAGGTCAAAGGCCTGGAACGGGGGAAGAGGCGACAGAGGATCGGCGAGATCATGGAAAAATGCGGGGTTGCCAAGGTACGGCGGACGCTGATCGGGGCACTCTCGCGCGGCTATCGGCAGCGGGTCGGGATCGCTCAGGCGCTGCTCAACGATCCCGAGGTGCTGATCCTGGACGAGCCGACCATCGGACTCGACCCGAAGCAGATCATCGAGATCAGACAGCTCATCAAAGAGTTGGCCGGCCAAAGCACGGTCATCCTGTCGACTCACATCCTGCCGGAGGTCAGCATGATCTGCCATCGGGTCATCATCATCAACAATGGACAGATCGTGGCGGTTGACACCCCGGAGAACCTCACGGCCGGGCTTCAGAGCTCCACCAAGCTGCGTATCAGGGTCGATGGGCCGGTGGACCAGGTCGGCGTAGCCCTGACACAGCTTCCGGGCGTGCTGCGGGTCGTCGCGGAGGATGAGGCGCACGAGACTCCCAAGAACTTCGTCGTGGAGTCGGAGCGGAATTGTGATCTGCGCCGCGAGGTCTCACGTCTGATCGTTGAGCGCGGATGGGGGCTGCTGGAGCTCCGTCCCGCCGACATGAGCTTGGAGGAGATCTTCGTGCGCCTGGTGACTAAGGAAGCACATGAGGTGCAGGCATGA